The Triticum aestivum cultivar Chinese Spring chromosome 7B, IWGSC CS RefSeq v2.1, whole genome shotgun sequence genome window below encodes:
- the LOC123163218 gene encoding uncharacterized protein has protein sequence MGVRSRRRTRAASTDPPCRRRRHRRRRTEDAHSFPWSVMWRDWAALPRDVLWLILSLLPQADILRGAGRVCVSWWRLAVDEPLLWRHINLAADKNKDKHKNSDTDSDSDSHTDSNSVSNSDTDSDPPAGWQATACAAVRRSAGHCESFRGPVDDIFLLYLADR, from the coding sequence ATGGGAGTAAGGTCGAGGAGGCGAACCAGAGCTGCATCAACTGATccaccgtgccgccgccgccgccaccgccgccgccgcacggagGACGCGCATAGTTTTCCTTGGTCGGTGATGTGGAGGGACTGGGCGGCGCTCCCCCGCGACGTACTGTGGCTCATCCTGAGCCTTCTCCCgcaggccgacatcctccgcggcGCCGGGCGCGTGTGCGTCTCGTGGTGGCGGCTGGCCGTCGACGAGCCGCTGCTGTGGCGGCACATCAACCTCGCCGCCGACAAGAACAAGGACAAGCACAAGAACTCGGACACGGACTCAGACTCGGACTCGCACACAGACTCAAACTCAGTCTCAAACTCGGACACAGACTCAGACCCACCGGCAGGGTGGCAGGCGACGGCGTGTGCTGCCGTGCGGCGCAGCGCCGGCCATTGCGAGTCCTTCCGCGGCCCCGTCGACGACATTTTCCTGCTCTACTTGGCAGACAGGTAG